The DNA region TAAAGTCTTGTGCCAATTTATAGGACTCCTCCCCACATGTTTCTTAATCAAACTAATTACCACCTTATTCGCTGCTTCGACCTGACCATTAGCCTGAGCATAATATGACGTAGAAGTTAATAATTTGAAACCCATTTCCTTAGCAAATTCTTGCATTTTTTGACCAGTAAATACTGACCATTGATCTGTTGTGACGGTCTCTGGGATTCCAATTCTATAAATAATGTGTTTCTGGATAAATTCGATCACATCTTCTTGGTCTACATTTGGCAAGGGTATAACTTCGGTCCattttgtaaagtaatcaatgcCAACCAAAATATACCTCTGGTTTTTAGATAATGGTGGTAGAATTTCTCCAACCAAAtctaaagcccaacctctaaaaGGCCAAGGTTTGACTATAGAATGCAGTTCGCTTGCAGGGACATgttgtatgcctgcatgtacCTGACACTCTTGGAATCCTTTGGCGAATTCAATGCAGTCTTTTAACATGGTAGGCCAGTACATCCCTTGGCGAAATAAtaaccatttcatcttatggtCAACCTGGTGTGCCCCACATGCCTCACTATGGACAGTCGAAGGGGCTAGATATGCCTCTGATTCACTGAGACATTTGAGTAAAACTCCCTCAGGAGTCTTTTTGAATAGTTCAATACCCAAAAGAACATAACTTAAAGCTCGATACCTGGTTTTTAGTTCGGTAGATGCCGTCGGATTCTGTAAATAACTATTGGTTTTATCCAATCCTCATCTGTCAGGCTATCTACTACCAATATTTCGAAGCTCTGTTTGTTGGTGTATCCCAGCTTTGTCGTTTCCAAGTCTGATGGGGCTAATCTGGTCGACACAACTCTTCCTCTGACTTCGATTACTTTTTGCAATTTCTGTTTTGAAATTTTATACCCATATGCAATTTGAGCCAAGTCGTTAGCCACTTGATTTTCCAATCGAGGTATGCATCGAATACTAACCATCTCGAATCTTCTTAGTAATCAATTGGCCATTATGAAGTACATGATGAGATTCTCTTTAACACATTTGTACTCTTTTGTGATCTATTTTATAACTAACTCTGAGccacccattatttcgactcgagttgcccccaattccaacaatatCTCAAGTTCGGCTatcaaagcttcatattcagcctcatTGTTCGAGCAAAGGCCTTCCACTTTATACTTGAATTTTGCTGGAATTTTATTAGGATAAATAATTATAACTCCTATGCTTGTTCCATTTTTGTGACTAGACCCATCGAAGTACAACTTCCAGGGCTCTAATTCGAGATAGTTCAATGTGTTTTCAATTATGGAGTGGTCGACTATAAAGTCTACTACCACTTGTCTCTTAACAACTTTTAATGCCATGTAAGTTAGGGAATATTCAGTTAAAGCTATtgcccattttccaattcgactgTGCAAAATTGGcttagacaacatatgtttaataacatcaaaatgagatgaaacataaacatcaataggttttatataatgcttcaacttCGTACAAGAAAAAAACAAGCATAAACACAATTTTCCAACTATGttatacctagtttctgcatTATTTAAGACCCTACTGAGGTAGTAAATGTCTCTTTCGACACCATTATCATCCTCCTGAGACAACATGCTTCCTAAAGTCTTGTGGATGCAGATATGTACAACCCTATACTCCTATTCCTACAAGGCGGTGTCAGAATTGGCGGATGACTCGGGTATTCTTTGATTTTATCGAAAGCTTCTTGCTGAGCTTACCCCAATTCGAATCCTTCCTTGTTGATTCGAAGAAGAGGTGAGAAGGCTTACATTTTTCCACTGAGGTGCGAGATGAATCTCCTCAAGAAATTGATCTTGCCTAACAGTGATTGCAATTCCTTCTTagttgatggcgctttcgcctctattatggccttagtcttattctggtttatttcgATTCATTTtttgtggaccacaaagcctaagaaatctCCCACCTACACATAAAAAGAACATTTGAGAGGGTTCATTTTCAGACCATGTCTTCTCATCCTTTCAAAAGATAGTCGAAGATGGTCTATATGGCTCTTCCCTAAAACAGACTTAACAATAATATCATCAATGTAAATTTGCATAAAAGTCTCTATGAAATCATGGAAGATCTAATTCATTGCTCTTTGGTATGTTtccccagcatttttcagaccaaaaggcatcactacctattcatagatgCCTAAGGCTCCAGGGCATTAAAACGTTGTTTTTGGGACATCCTCTTCGGTAACGAATATCTGATTATATCCAAAATATCCATCAAGCATGCTGAGATACTCATGGCTCGCGGCAGAATCGACTAACATCTCCGCCACAGGAATtgaatattcatcctttggggttACAGTATTTAAGTCTCTAAATCTATGCAAACCCTCAAAGTACCATTTTTCTTAATGACATGTACAATATTTgctaaccattcgacatacctggcCGTACGGATGAATTTACAACGAAGAAGCCTTTTgacctcctctttgatctttgAGTGAATTGCAGGTGCGAATCGCCTTGGATTATGCTTAATGGCCTTCTTCCCAGGCTTGATTGGCAACCTCAATTCAACCATATCTCTGCTCAAACTAGGCATCTCATCATAATCCCACGCGAAACAGTCCTTAAACTCCTTCAGCAGTTGGATCACTTCGACTTTGAGTTAAGAGCTGATATTGGCAATGATGCAAGTTATCCTTTTGTCAACCCCTCTTCTAATTCGATTTCTTCAAGTGGATCTTGAGCTAGCATCTTGATGTTTGTTTCCATCGGATCCTTCTCGAATCCCAAAGGCTCGTCATCATAGATGGCGTCAAGCCTTTGGCCTTGATCTTCACCCTGAACCTTATCAGGTGGTTCTGGATCAAAGTCCTTACCAGGACCTCTTTGGTGAAGTTCCTTgttggcttcgacaaccatgtgTTTGTCTTCAGCCTCCAAGGCCGCTTGCTGTTtttttcggctatgtaagccaAAATTCTTTTTAGTGCTTCAAACTCGGTCATCATCACCGAATTTGCTTCCTAAACCGGTTGGGTCGACTCTTGACGTTCCTCTGTACCCAAAGTCATCTTTGTCCACCACCTCACGATCCTATTGAAAACCATTGGTGGGGTGTAGATATAAAGAGTAGTATGCATCATCGTCTGGAGTAAATGCAAAGCTGGTCGGATCACATGGAGCAATATTGGCAAAGTGTTTGTCAAACTGGAGTCTGTCAACATGATTGATTGGAGTCTTGAAGTAGCCATGGTCTGCTTCTACATTCTCCACAATACTGTCTGGCCTCCAGATGGTGATTCTTTGGTGCATGGAGGATGGTATAACTCCTACTCCATATATCCATTCACGTCTAAGTAGCAAGTTATAGTTGGCCTTTGTCTCCACAATCATGAACATCATTGATCTGGTGACAGTTCCCACTGTTAGGTCGACCTGGATTACCCCGAGGGTGGTACCCACCTTTCTTTCATAGTTGGAAAGTACCATGTTATGGGGCTTGGTGTATGTGTCATATTTACCTATTCTCTTCAAAATGTGATACGTCATCATGTTCACCGTTGCACCGCAATCTACCAAAATCTTATTAATTGGGACGCCTTTGACCTTCCCAGTAATAAAAAGAGTCTTGAGATGACTCTTCATAGCCTCATCTGGTCGCTCGAAGAAAGCATTTTGTTCCTCCACGCAACCATTGTTCATTACGTAATAGCACACTGGTTTGAGTGGCGATTTCCATTTCTGTGATGTTGTCGGTATCCTCGACCTCAGTTATCTGGTCGAATTCTCTGGGCAACACTGATACCATATCAACTATGATATCCAGCAAAGGTTTTGACCTAAAGTCGAAATCATCTATGAGCATTTTGTCTTCCACTACCGCTCAATCATATTTTTCTTTGGCCACCTCTGCTTGAGTGGCAGGCTTCCTCTCGACAAGTCTTAAATCCTCTATCTCCTTCTTTCTGGAAGGCACATTGGTGCTGAACTCAATGTTTTCTTTTTCCCCAACCTCCCTCTGCGTTTCCTCCATCTCGGTTCCCTTCTCCATTGGGACCTGTCATGGGATTCTTCCCTTTGTAGTTCTTAGAGACGTAGGCTGCTTTTCTGGAAGCCTGGAATTCTTTGCGGTAGGCCAACGACGAACCTCTGTCTACTTCGAAGTTCTGTCATTTTCCCTGGCCACGCTTTCTGCCATCGGTTGGCTTCACCCATTTCCCGTTGGAAGCCTCTGCAGTGGGTTTGAAAGAGATAGGTTTGGCAGCATGACCCCTTTGTCTTGTCCCATCAAGCTTCACCAGAGTTCTGCTTGGGTCGAAATACCTCCTTGGATCAAAAGCTCTTCTAGGCTCAAAAGCATGTTGGTCCTGAGGGGATATCTGATCCCATTTGTCTTTTGCCTTCCTAACTTCCTCAAGATTGTGCACCACTTTTTTGTCGAACACGACACTACATTGAGGGCATAACATGACTTCTGATTTTTTCCTCTGGCATCTATGGAGGAAGTTCATTAGAGTCTCATCTTCTTTTGGGAAGGCCAATTTGTTGTATTCTTCTTGTCAACGCTCGTCGTCGACTTCCATTGGGGTTTCCTGCGAGACTTCGATCATGTTGACCTCCATGTTGACATCTTCAATGATGCCCAAATTATGGAATTTCATTTAAAGGCCCCTAACAACCTTATCCATTTGTATGAAACTATCATCAGTCTCTTTGGTCACCATCATCAAATTGAAATATTCAGTGACTCCAGGGTCGAAACCGTGAGTGGTTCCGTTGGCAAAGCTTTCAGCAGCCTCCTGAGCAAAATTATTGAGGAACTCCTGGTCGAGGTACTCAGAGACCCTGACCATGACAACCTTGTTTACAAAGTCCTTAGTAACTTTGGCCATGTTGATGGTGTCATTGAATTCATCAGTAACTTCGACCATATTTACATCATTTGGCTCTGTGTAGTGAGCATCGACTACTTGTAGAGGGTCAAATTCAATCTTCATATAGCTCATGGGTTTCTCTTGAATTTGAGTCTTCCCTCCTGAATAACATTTTGGACAAGATCCatgaaaagaaaacattgagacgTTTTATGACCCATAAAATTATGGTACTTACATAAacctcttttctttctttgttctaaaaGAGGCATTTTAGGACCAGAAGGCACTATCATTTGGCCATCCTTAACTAACAAATCGAAGATTTCGTCATATTTTGTAACATAGAACGTGTAAGTTTTCTTAGGAAATTTATCATTCTTTTCCGGTTCGAtagtgtcataccccgattttggtcttgaattttttatgtttttatttttgtttagcatgcttggcctgaccttactttggttttatatgaggattggtcttggtccaaagtcatgatgttgttcatgtgattgttaatacacatatggtcttggtcatccaaacaaccaacCTTCTTGTGTCACAAGCCAATTGCCAATCATGCCACTTGATTCATGAATATCCCTTTCAAATCCTAATCTTATGCCCTCAGTTCATGGCCTTGTTAACACATACTACCAGTCAAGTCATgttcttttcaaagtcaagcattcaagtcataaaataaaccaatggtaaaaccaaatttcaaatcatttttcaaaccatttcaattcatttcacatcattctaaacCATCACATTTGGTTTTACATAAAAAGGTACAAGTCTTGAcaattttgaccaattgttgactttggtcaacatttgactttttggtcaacattgaccaaagtcacccaaaatccaaaaaccctaaaatttcaccataaccatttattcaatgtccatttacaaagaaactACAAAGAAAATTGAATTTTGACCATTTTGTTGACTTTagtcaacagttgactttttggtcaactttgaccaaagttAACCTTCCCATTTTTGACCCTCTTAAACCTAATCTAATCCATTTTAGCCTTGATTCACCATCCAAGAGTCTTGTGTGATGAGTTTGACTTTGTATCTTCTTGGCCAAGTAACTTATCTTATGTTAACCTCATGTGCAACTTGTCTTGAATTGTCATTTTGGCTTGGCCAACCATTGGTTCTGCATTGCTAAGCAAGGTCCTGCAACTACTACAACCAAGCATTACAACCACACTAGATATTGCACTTGCATTGGCCAAGGATGTTTGAGTTTGGTCGTGACTGCACATGGATAACATCCTGTCATTAAATTTCTGCAGCAGCCATGATTTTGCCACCAAGTAGCAGCAACAGCCTGCAAAACCAGTTGATACATTGCCATAAACCTCAAACAGAAACAAGGAAATGATGCATCATCATATTCCATCATCCAAAGGCATGAGCTAATGGATAAAGCTTACCTTGATCATGACTACATGGCTTGTGGTTTTGACCCATCCAACTGGTATTAAATCTGTAATCATAAGCACCATTCTCCATTATAAACATATGCCATCAACCTTGTTCGCCTTGCCACACTATACCCACACTTTGTTCTATTAAATCATCTAATCTTACAGGCGGGTCATGCCCTGTGAAGAATGATTCTACTTTTGAAAGAACAGTAAACACAAGTAAATTAGTTGAGGCCTGTAGAACTGTTGATCCACTTAAAGAGTGTTGCGGACCTGTTTGTCGGCCTGCAATTATGGATGCAGCGCTTCAGATTTCTGGCCGACAAATGATGATAAATAATGACAATATGGCTGGGGAAATGAATCACACTGATTATCTAAATGATTGCAAAGGTGTTGTTTATTCTTATCTTTCCAAACAACTATCATCGGAGGTTGCAAATAAAGCATTCCGGATACTATCTGCCTGCAAAGTCAACAAAGTTTGTCCTTTGACTTTTAAGGAGCCTTCAGATGTAATTGTTGTATGTAAGAATGTAGCTGCTCCTAGTCCTACCTGCTGCAGTTCATTAAATACATATATTGCAGAGACACaacaaaaaatattaattacCAATAAACAAGCTATAATATGTGCAACACAATTTGGATCGATGTTACGTGGAGGTGGGGTGATGACAAATGTTTATGAGCTTTGTGATGTCGATTTGAAAGATTTCAGCATACAAGCATTTGGAGTACAAGATGCAGGATGTCTACTCCGAAGCTTGCCGGGAGATGTGATATTTGACAATTCATCTGGTGTTAGTTTTACATGTGATTTAAGTGACAATATTGCTGCACCCTGGCCCTCATCATCTTCATTTACATCTCTATCATTCTGTGCACCTGAGATGTCATTACCAGCATTACCAATTTCACAGTCATTGAAAAACATTGGTTGTAATTCTGCTGGAGTGGGTTTCCTTGTTATATTTACATTTTTTGTCAGTATTGTTGTACTGAGATTTTAGGGTTTTGAAGTGTGTCACGAAGGCATTTCAAAGTGTCTGGCATGGGTTTTGCATGTATATTTTTTAATGGCCTCATTGTCATGTATCCAATTTGCGGGAACTTAACATCTTTGAACTGGAACTATGCCTTGTATCGCCCCAAAACGTCATAACGGTAGTGATAGCAGGCCCTGCAACAATCCTTAACAAAATCACACTCAACCTCTAAATCCTGTATGCATGATAATTTAAAGAAAATGGATAATGATTCCAATACCACTAGCCATATTACAGATGCCGTAGAAAGGTCGAGTCCCATTGTATGTTCAAATTTCCACAGTTGGTGATGTTGTTAAGAAGCTTGGTGTGAGAGCATGATTTCGACTATGACCAAGAGCTACTCTGCAGGGAACCGCCGAACCTGCGGAAACAGAACGAGTTTAAGGAAATGCATTAATTTGCCGGCTTACCGATGGAATTCGCCCATGATGGAATAGGCATCAAACCAGAGCAGTGATCAAAACCGAAACTGCTTTCGGAAGCTTACCATTTGTTATGACGTTAGCTGCCTCAAACCAGTACGCAATTGAGCGTTGTAGTCGGCACCGATCCTGCAACATTGCCAACAATTTGCATCAGTTAACACTGCTACATCATAATCAATGGAAAACCGTGATACACCAAAACACACAGTCAAAGACTCAGGTTGCAAAGGCCTGTACCTGTAAACGTTTCACATGAGAAGTTCCTTCGAGTACCTGTACAAAAACACACCAAGATGGAGTAAGCTTGCAACCTGAGCCAAGTCAAAACGTGAAACAACTTGCAGCAAATACCCTGGACCAGAATCAATACCAGCAGGCATATGTCGAGCTTCATGTTCATCCTCATCCTCAAATGCAGCATCCACAACCTCAAGGTTACAAGAGAATCTTCACTACGGTAAAAAAGGAAAAAACACAAAGTAATTACCAAGTCAGTTGAAATTTCAAAGAATGCCCAAATGGGCATTGAGACAAAATCAGAGCAAGAAAGTACGAAGGTTCAGATTACCATTTTCGAACCTAGCATCAAAGAGGTCAATCCAATTTCTGAAcatccaaagtgctttgcagagTTACTCTTCTGGAATACCAAAGACAccaattgaaaccctaatttgtaaAGCATAAATAGAAAACGAATCAGTGGAGGGAGAAGAGGAATTAACGACGGAAATTTTTTTGAGAGAAGAGAACGGCGAAAAAGATACCTCACAAACCCTAATCCCAAAATCGAAGCAAGAAACCAGTATTTGAAGATTCAAGGACTACCTGAGCTCGCCGTCACCGTCGAAGGTGAGCCACCCTGTCCAATTTTCTTTATCCTTTCACGCTTTGATTGAGGGACGATGACTTAGGTAAGAGCGATCGTGAGATTGAGAGAAATGTGAGGTTTGGTGTGAGTGAGATTGTGAGTGTTGATGAGCGTTTTCGAGAGCGGAGAGAGATTTCATTGAGGTTTTTTTTGTGAAGCAGATGGGGAGAACGAGGGCGATGAAGCTGCTACTCTGTTtccttttcctttttctttttttaatttatttttaaataagGATAAACAGGGAAACCATTAAGTCTTTTTATGATAAAACTTTCTAGATTTTCATTTATTAATGTTTTCATTTAATATACTACATTAACTTATGTTTTTGATTCCCAATCTCACTAGCCTCTagaacccaacagccaagcggtTGGGTTTAATTAGGTTAGTCCAACagttttcttttttttattagttttttattttaattctgatttttaatCCATTTTAGTTTATTTATCCAAAGTAGCATCAAAATAATAACTAGtcatgagtggtctggtggagaagggtagtatcatagtcttgagtagggtgggttcaatactcatatgtagcattttcttttagcattttattttcttttagtattttatttcttttaacattttttgttatgtttatgctttattattttcatagtttcattatcataacatagatttgttgtcttttaatttcatcattcattcaaaaccatttttaaactataaaaatcatatttttctcgatttaatatcgagcccattttccacacctttgtaagtcgattgctttttaagcatcgccatcaacctcacatagcttactcttgggctttcttacaatgagccggttctcttgcacttacactcatatttcgcatcatttgttgtttgggcctGATCTAATTATTTCATgactttgaatccccatttgacaaaatgtaccccacttccccaatgtgtatataatgttgtattgttttatttctctatttgttttagacactaacccaagagtaaaatccaccatttctgaaaaaatacaaaaatatgactcgatccaacgtcgagtattttctcaataaacaaatcaattcatttcgccctcctattctattccttttctttcagactttcatcaaatgcttgattcaatgtcaagccattttctctaataaaaactcaaaaaatattaattcatagtcaagactttttcaataaagatggaagtggaacgtggtgtataccacgcactcctgagactaggattcgagatgtatatctcgccaatcctagctctcgccatcatcca from Lathyrus oleraceus cultivar Zhongwan6 chromosome 1, CAAS_Psat_ZW6_1.0, whole genome shotgun sequence includes:
- the LOC127094979 gene encoding uncharacterized GPI-anchored protein At1g61900, translated to MACAPFSIINICHQPCSPCHTIPTLCSIKSSNLTGGSCPVKNDSTFERTVNTSKLVEACRTVDPLKECCGPVCRPAIMDAALQISGRQMMINNDNMAGEMNHTDYLNDCKGVVYSYLSKQLSSEVANKAFRILSACKVNKVCPLTFKEPSDVIVVCKNVAAPSPTCCSSLNTYIAETQQKILITNKQAIICATQFGSMLRGGGVMTNVYELCDVDLKDFSIQAFGVQDAGCLLRSLPGDVIFDNSSGVSFTCDLSDNIAAPWPSSSSFTSLSFCAPEMSLPALPISQSLKNIGCNSAGVGFLVIFTFFVSIVVLRF